The Candidatus Sericytochromatia bacterium nucleotide sequence GTTTCATGACCGGGCTCACCTCTCGCTTCGCCGGGAGTGACATGGCCTACGTGACCTCTAGCGATCTGGAGCCGCGGCGCGCGCTGCGCCCCGGACTCTCCCACGTGGCCTATCTGCGTCTTGAGGGCGATCTGACCGATATTCCGCAAAGCCTGATCGAGCTGCGCCCCGACCGATACCCCGGCGTGCTCCACCTGACCCGTCGCATCGCCGCGGCGAAGGAGGACGGGAAGGTGAGTGCCCTGGTGTTGGACATGCGGGGGATCTCAGCCGGGCTCGCGGTCTTGCAGGAATTGCGCGACGCGGTTGCGGATTTCCGCAAATCGGGCAAGCAAACCCTGGCCTACGTCAGTGACCCGAGCCTGGCCGAATACTACCTGGCTGTTGGCGCGGACAAGGTGGTGATGCACCCCTCCGGCACCCTCGATATGAAGGGGCTGGCCACCACCACGCCCTTCTTTCGAGGGTTTTTCGAGAAGCTGGGGGTGGAGCCCCAGTTCGTCGGCATCGGCAAGTACAAGTCGGCGCCGGAGACTTACACCCGCAAGGACTTCAGTGAACCGGCCATTCAGCAGGAACAAGCTCTGCTGGGGGACGCCTACGACGCGATTGTCGAGGCGATCGCCACGGCGCGCAAGTTGAGCAAAGACGAGGTCCAGAAGGCCGTCGAGCGTGGCCTGATGACGCCGGTTGCCGCCAAGGAGAAAGGCCTCGTGGATGAGGTGCTTCATCCGGACCAGGTGCCGGACTTGTTCGACAAGGTCGGGGCCAACACCTACCACCTGGTCGAATACAAACCCGAGACCTGGGCGCAGCCGGACGTACTGGCTGTCGTCACGATCGACGGCGGCATCATGCGGGGGGAGAGCACCTCGGGGGGCTTGCTCGACGGTCCTTCGTCTGGCTCGGCCACGGTGACGCGCGCCCTTCGTGAGCTTCGTCGAAACGATCGGGTCAAGGCCGTGGTATTGCGCGTCGATTCTCCCGGTGGCGATGCGCTGGCCGCCGATGAGATCGGACGCGAAATCGACCTGCTCAGGCTCAACAACAAGCCCGTCATCGTGTCGATGGGCAATGTCGCTGCTTCCGGCGGATACTGGGTCGCGGCCAACGGCACCCGCATCTATGCGGAACCTGGCACGATCACGGGGTCGATCGGCGTGTTCACCGGCCATTTTGCCGTGAAGGGGTTGCTCGACAAGCTCGGATTGACGACGCAAACCCTCAAAAGAGGGACTCACGCCGACATGGACAGCCCCACCCGGGTGATGACCGAAGCGGAGGTGGCGCTGCTGCGGGAACAGGCGCGCTTCACTTACGGCCAGTTTCTGGAACGGGTGGCCAAGGGCCGGCGGATGGCGACCACGCGGGTCGACGAACTGGCGCAGGGGCGTGTGTGGTCTGGCTCACGGGCCCTGGAACACGGCCTGGTGGACAAGTTCGGCGGCCTGGAGGCGGCCATCGCCGATGCGCGAGAAATGGGCAAGTTGGACCCCAGACAGTCCGTGGTCGAGTTTTATCCCAAGCCGGGCTCCCTTTGGCAGGCGCTGGATGACAGCACCATGGACACGCGCCTGCGTCGCACGGTCGAATCGCTGCAGCGCTTCACCCGCACCAACACCTGGTTGATTGCTCCCCCCGTGCGGGTAGAGGCCCAGTGACGGCGACAGCCAGGGAGGAATGACGCGTGGAACGCTACCTCAACGTTGCGGTGATGATGCTGGAGGCCCTGTTCCTGCTCTGGGGCGCCAAACAATTGTGGGGCGTTGTCCTTCGGCGGGATATGAACACCGAACTCACCACGCACGACAATCCAGCCGTCGCCATCACCCTGGCCGGTTACTTTTTCGGGGTGCTGATTGCCCTGGCCGGCGTGGCCGCTGCTCCCGGGTCGGGAGGCCGTGAGGACCTGCTGTCGTTCGCGGCGTTTGGCGCGGCGGGAGTGCTGGTGCTCTTCTTGTCGCTTTTTGCGGCGCCGCTGGTCGGGGGCATCAAGTTGCGACGGGACATTCTGGAGCAACGAAACGTGTCGGCGGCCATGGTCCTGGCCGCGACCTTCATTGCCACGGGGTTGATTTTCAGCGGGGCGGTGCGAGGGGAAGGCGCGGGTCTGGCTGCCTGGGTGGCCCTCTTTCTTTTTCAACTGTTGGGCCAGGTGGTGCTGGCGCTCATGGCGCACTTGTTCGAGTACGTGACGCCTTATGACCTGCATCTGCAGATCACCGAGGGGCAGAATCCCGCGGCCGCCGTCGGCTATGCAGGAGCCTTGGTGGCCATGGGCGTGATCTTGCAGAACGCGGTCCTTGGTGACATTGCCTATCTCGCCACGGATTGGACCTCAGAGGTCCGAACCTTCCTCATCTGGTGTGCGCCGTTGCTGTTGCTCTGGCCGGTGCGCAGCTTGGTGGTGAATGGATTGCTGCTCGGTTTCGGTAACCTCAATCGTGAAATCTCCGAGGACCGCAATGTGGGGGTCGGCGTGATCGAAGCCGTCACTTACATCGGGTTTGCCTGGGTGCTGGTCAGCGTCGCCTGATTTTTCA carries:
- the sppA gene encoding signal peptide peptidase SppA — encoded protein: MSSVATLEDASALAVNPAALSFQRSSELFLSRSLNGLDQTHLFLTGGGGGLSWQQWRSPGNRLLNLFSFAASSELGGGLALGGRFGYLQFLDGLGGSSPDLALSLLYRPASWLSAGLSVHHLNQPLVAGTTGNGSVQPRLYRPGLGIRPWTDRLTLSVDAAWAEGTPLESATPWFGLQVEPWPGLTLRAVADTRLNASLGAGLQFGALGTGFMTGLTSRFAGSDMAYVTSSDLEPRRALRPGLSHVAYLRLEGDLTDIPQSLIELRPDRYPGVLHLTRRIAAAKEDGKVSALVLDMRGISAGLAVLQELRDAVADFRKSGKQTLAYVSDPSLAEYYLAVGADKVVMHPSGTLDMKGLATTTPFFRGFFEKLGVEPQFVGIGKYKSAPETYTRKDFSEPAIQQEQALLGDAYDAIVEAIATARKLSKDEVQKAVERGLMTPVAAKEKGLVDEVLHPDQVPDLFDKVGANTYHLVEYKPETWAQPDVLAVVTIDGGIMRGESTSGGLLDGPSSGSATVTRALRELRRNDRVKAVVLRVDSPGGDALAADEIGREIDLLRLNNKPVIVSMGNVAASGGYWVAANGTRIYAEPGTITGSIGVFTGHFAVKGLLDKLGLTTQTLKRGTHADMDSPTRVMTEAEVALLREQARFTYGQFLERVAKGRRMATTRVDELAQGRVWSGSRALEHGLVDKFGGLEAAIADAREMGKLDPRQSVVEFYPKPGSLWQALDDSTMDTRLRRTVESLQRFTRTNTWLIAPPVRVEAQ
- a CDS encoding DUF350 domain-containing protein is translated as MERYLNVAVMMLEALFLLWGAKQLWGVVLRRDMNTELTTHDNPAVAITLAGYFFGVLIALAGVAAAPGSGGREDLLSFAAFGAAGVLVLFLSLFAAPLVGGIKLRRDILEQRNVSAAMVLAATFIATGLIFSGAVRGEGAGLAAWVALFLFQLLGQVVLALMAHLFEYVTPYDLHLQITEGQNPAAAVGYAGALVAMGVILQNAVLGDIAYLATDWTSEVRTFLIWCAPLLLLWPVRSLVVNGLLLGFGNLNREISEDRNVGVGVIEAVTYIGFAWVLVSVA